In the Ferribacterium limneticum genome, TGGCACTTCAAGGATAGGCAGGCACTGCTCGACGCGGTTTTGGAGCAGTGGAAACTTGGCCGTATCCGCGACATTGAAAAGACAACGGCAGTCACCCCCGGCAACGAACGCGACCAGCTCCATTACGCGATCGAAGTTTACGGCGCCAGCCGCAACCGCAAGGGAATGTCGATCGAGTTGGCGGTACGCGACTGGGCAAGACACGATGCCCAGGCCGCCGCAATCGTCGAAGCCGTCGACCTCTATCGCCTGGAATGTACGCGCAAGCTGTTCGTTGCTGCCGGCATGTCGGATGCCGAGGCCAAGAGCCGTAGCCTGCTGCTCTACGCCTGTGTTTTCGGCTTGTCGCTGATGCATTACACGCATTTCGACGACAACCTTGCCGACCTCAAGCAACGCATTGCCGAGCGGATTGTTTCCAGCTAACTGAAGCACGCTCTGGCAACCTCGCCTGCGGCTAGCTGTTTTTCCCAGGCAAGCAGGTCGATAGCCATTTGCTCGACCGTGAGCGTCAAAGCCTCCACACCACCACGCGCATCTGGCGACGGTGCCAGTTTTTCAAGATTCAAAGCCAGTTCCGCCACCTGCCGACGCGAACGATCGAGCAGCAAAATCCGCCCCTGCAGAACCCCGCGACTACTTTCAGCCATGGCAAAAACCTGACTGAATTCCGTAACTTCGACACGGACCAGACAACGGGTCTGCCCCTGCCCAGCCACGACATAGCCGAGCTGTTGCGACAAGCGCTGCTGGATCATCTGTGCGGGCGGCCCAGCCCAGCGAGCCCGGGCATATTCGCGCAAGCGGGCGGCATCGACATAAGCCAGGCGGTAGTCG is a window encoding:
- a CDS encoding TetR/AcrR family transcriptional regulator; its protein translation is MKTTSVKPRKRTTATRTQLDPDRWVEVANDLLAKEGISGLRVEVLAKRCGVTKGSFYWHFKDRQALLDAVLEQWKLGRIRDIEKTTAVTPGNERDQLHYAIEVYGASRNRKGMSIELAVRDWARHDAQAAAIVEAVDLYRLECTRKLFVAAGMSDAEAKSRSLLLYACVFGLSLMHYTHFDDNLADLKQRIAERIVSS
- a CDS encoding ABC-type transport auxiliary lipoprotein family protein, whose translation is MRWLAAILFCLCLSACFTSGKRGGESPLAIYDFGPAPSSLLPVPRKQPIALEVRAPLWFDSLGIDYRLAYVDAARLREYARARWAGPPAQMIQQRLSQQLGYVVAGQGQTRCLVRVEVTEFSQVFAMAESSRGVLQGRILLLDRSRRQVAELALNLEKLAPSPDARGGVEALTLTVEQMAIDLLAWEKQLAAGEVARACFS